A genomic region of Anopheles coustani chromosome 3, idAnoCousDA_361_x.2, whole genome shotgun sequence contains the following coding sequences:
- the LOC131259985 gene encoding trypsin iota-like codes for MSPSFPVLAIVAICCAHLNLAHSASARARSLEEVRARINRVPRLVAAQHRDKSSRIVGGVKTSIEEVPYQVSLRYMNSHICGGSIISYAWVLTAAHCLDWYPNNEEIAVLTGSSNYSGGGSLHEVFYYHLHQDYDMMEFQWDVATIRVRTPMVGPGRAVVPLASGAEWQIGANVTVTGWGYAVPYGDLVDNLQLVRLEALSRAACNESWTGYITDDMICAGGADVDACDGDSGGPAVQAGVQYGIVSWGDSECGSGLPGVFTNIAHPSVRNFIWRTTMV; via the exons ATGAGTCCATCATTCCCAGTGTTGGCCATTGTGGCCATCTGTTGCGCTCATTTAAATCTCGCTCATT CTGCATCCGCTCGGGCACGCTCATTGGAAGAGGTTAGGGCACGGATAAACCGAGTCCCCCGTCTGGTTGCAGCACAGCATCGGGATAAGAGCTCGCGAATCGTGGGTGGCGTGAAGACGAGCATTGAGGAAGTTCCCTATCAGGTATCGCTGCGGTATATGAACAGCCACATCTGCGGTGGATCCATCATCTCGTACGCCTGGGTGCTGACGGCTGCCCACTGCCTGGACTGGTATCCGAACAATGAAGAA ATTGCGGTGCTCACGGGAAGCAGCAACTATTCGGGGGGAGGGTCGCTGCACGAGGTGTTCTACTACCATCTGCACCAGGACTACGACATGATGGAGTTCCAGTGGGACGTGGCGACGATACGCGTCCGGACGCCCATGGTGGGACCGGGTCGGGCGGTCGTGCCGTTGGCCTCCGGTGCCGAGTGGCAAATCGGCGCGAACGTCACGGTGACTGGCTGGGGCTATGCGGTTCCCTACGGCGACCTGGTCGACAACTTGCAGCTGGTGCGCCTGGAAGCCCTCTCTCGAGCGGCGTGCAACGAAAGCTGGACCGGCTATATTACCGACGA CATGATTTGCGCCGGAGGTGCCGACGTTGATGCGTGTGACGGGGACAGCGGAGGTCCGGCGGTACAGGCGGGTGTCCAGTACGGCATCGTGTCGTGGGGCGATAGTGAATGTGGCAGCGGACTGCCGGGCGTGTTCACCAACATTGCTCATCCTTCGGTGCGGAATTTCATATGGCGTACGACGATGGTTTAA